Proteins found in one Limnobaculum xujianqingii genomic segment:
- a CDS encoding LysR family transcriptional regulator: MLKENFNEFQIFLVIARERSFTKAAGKLGVSQSALSHAMKTLEERLNIRLLTRTTRSVAPTEAGSRIIACLEPRLADLEQELESLIQLSGTASGNIRLSSGEHAARSLLWPKLKPFLRKYPDINVELVVDNGFVNIVDNRFDAGIRLGESVDKDMIAVKIGPDMRMAVVGAPAYFALNSIPLTPHELQHHCCINMRLPTAGGLYHWEFEKEGKPLRVRVEGQLTFNLLSERIDAVLSGFGIACVPEDMIDDFVKSGELIQVLEEWCPSFSGYYLYYPSRKQHPTAFALMIDALRYSE, from the coding sequence ATGCTTAAAGAGAATTTCAATGAGTTTCAAATTTTTCTTGTTATTGCACGCGAGAGAAGTTTTACCAAAGCAGCAGGTAAACTTGGTGTTTCACAGTCAGCGCTCAGTCATGCAATGAAGACACTAGAGGAGCGTTTAAATATTCGCCTTCTAACCCGGACCACCCGGAGTGTTGCCCCTACTGAAGCTGGCTCAAGAATCATCGCTTGTCTCGAACCCCGCCTTGCCGATCTTGAACAGGAACTGGAATCTCTCATTCAGTTAAGCGGTACGGCATCTGGTAATATCCGACTTTCATCTGGGGAGCATGCAGCACGTAGCCTGTTGTGGCCAAAACTGAAGCCGTTTCTCCGCAAGTATCCGGACATTAATGTTGAACTGGTAGTTGATAACGGTTTCGTTAATATCGTGGACAACCGCTTTGATGCCGGAATTCGTCTTGGCGAAAGTGTCGATAAAGATATGATTGCAGTAAAAATAGGCCCGGATATGCGTATGGCGGTAGTTGGCGCCCCTGCGTATTTTGCATTAAACAGTATTCCCCTGACCCCACATGAACTACAACACCATTGCTGCATCAATATGCGTTTACCTACCGCCGGTGGCCTGTATCACTGGGAGTTTGAGAAAGAAGGAAAGCCACTACGTGTCCGGGTTGAAGGACAACTGACATTTAATTTGTTGTCAGAAAGAATAGATGCGGTGTTATCAGGATTTGGTATTGCCTGCGTGCCGGAGGATATGATTGATGACTTTGTTAAATCAGGCGAACTTATTCAGGTTCTTGAAGAGTGGTGTCCGTCTTTTTCGGGTTATTACCTTTACTACCCAAGCAGAAAACAACATCCAACCGCTTTTGCTCTTATGATTGATGCACTGCGTTATTCTGAATAA
- a CDS encoding HAD-IIIA family hydrolase — MKVEAVLFDLDNTLANTDILQDIRNRRAYEELTDAILNKVIVFEKGVEILKELKSMGVKIGVVTNSGRAYAERLLTYFKLNYFDVVITYTDVGAGGKKPSPDGILMALKQLNVSPSQNVWFVGDDYTDIEAAYRAGVKPIIPTWGPKNSVSQMPAAVLSSTFFFRKCRR, encoded by the coding sequence ATGAAAGTAGAAGCTGTTCTTTTTGACTTGGATAATACATTAGCAAACACAGATATATTACAGGATATTAGAAATAGACGTGCTTATGAAGAGTTAACTGATGCTATATTGAATAAGGTTATAGTATTTGAAAAGGGTGTTGAAATATTAAAGGAATTAAAATCAATGGGGGTGAAAATCGGCGTGGTAACAAACTCAGGTCGTGCATATGCCGAGAGGTTATTAACGTATTTTAAATTAAATTATTTTGATGTGGTGATAACATATACTGATGTTGGTGCTGGAGGTAAAAAACCATCTCCTGATGGGATTTTAATGGCTTTAAAGCAACTGAATGTTAGTCCAAGTCAAAATGTATGGTTTGTTGGTGATGACTATACGGATATTGAAGCTGCTTATAGAGCAGGTGTGAAACCGATAATCCCTACATGGGGACCAAAAAATTCTGTATCCCAGATGCCAGCAGCAGTTCTGAGTAGTACTTTTTTTTTTAGAAAGTGTAGAAGATAG
- a CDS encoding ComF family protein produces the protein MHDEHALSQDIYEKEIDPDFIAPKYWVDLLSHAIKSLYQYYFNNNTGFDIVSVIPAKKNKNPRLENLLERISKNFIGGVNFIPDLFIFSENARSLKTLNQQQRYVEITNTLFLNDKYRNLVRGKRVLIIDDVITTGATFERAFSILNENQSYIVLGLCLAKTVSINETSKICDSCGRTMRILKNSDTEIRFWGCTGFNDTNTPCSHTESIVVKDCPLCGRSMYKHYNRQHNSYFLSCEGWNKNPKCTYSESL, from the coding sequence TTGCACGATGAACATGCGTTATCTCAGGATATCTATGAAAAAGAAATTGATCCTGATTTTATTGCACCAAAATATTGGGTTGACCTTTTAAGTCATGCAATAAAATCTCTGTATCAATATTATTTTAATAATAATACTGGTTTCGATATTGTTAGTGTAATTCCAGCAAAAAAGAATAAAAATCCAAGGTTAGAAAATCTATTGGAAAGAATATCTAAGAATTTTATTGGTGGAGTTAATTTTATTCCAGATCTTTTTATATTTTCAGAGAATGCTCGGAGCTTAAAAACCTTAAATCAACAGCAACGATATGTTGAAATAACTAATACACTTTTCTTAAATGATAAATATAGAAATTTAGTTCGTGGGAAAAGAGTATTAATCATTGATGATGTAATTACAACAGGTGCTACATTTGAAAGAGCATTTAGTATATTGAATGAAAATCAATCTTATATCGTTCTTGGTTTATGTTTAGCTAAAACGGTATCAATAAATGAAACCAGTAAAATTTGTGATTCTTGTGGTAGAACTATGAGAATTCTTAAGAACTCTGATACTGAAATAAGATTTTGGGGGTGCACGGGTTTTAATGATACGAATACCCCTTGTAGCCATACAGAAAGTATAGTTGTTAAAGATTGCCCTCTCTGTGGACGTTCAATGTATAAACACTATAATAGGCAGCATAACTCTTACTTTTTATCTTGTGAGGGTTGGAACAAAAATCCGAAATGTACTTACAGCGAGTCATTATAA
- a CDS encoding DNA-processing protein DprA: MNVISSNTKKILELSAITGVGAKTLNSLKNLPDFSAMTTKELINLVPSLDNKINKLSDLYDFAEKQISFGETLSHTIISQFDDVYPKNLMGLEDAPALLYCSGDVSILNKKCISVIGTREPTEHGKIFAKNISKWFVSNGWNIVSGLAKGIDTIAHESCLNSNAKTIAVLAHGLGSKVYPAENRGLAQKIIQDGGVLLSEYPYGSSIFKTNFVQRDRIQAGLSAAVFLIQSDISGGSLHASRAILKYKRPLVVTGQSSKDRKNNEPKIQANLGLLYGEDNDIRNILKLDHIDRNLILKMFTSKDYFSIEKLIENLAKKNDVNYSQQFDF; this comes from the coding sequence ATGAATGTAATATCTTCAAATACAAAGAAGATTTTAGAGTTGAGTGCTATAACTGGTGTCGGTGCTAAAACACTTAACTCACTTAAGAATCTACCTGATTTTTCAGCAATGACTACCAAGGAGTTAATTAATTTGGTTCCTTCATTAGATAATAAAATTAATAAATTATCTGATTTATATGATTTTGCTGAAAAACAAATTAGTTTTGGTGAAACACTAAGCCATACGATAATTTCTCAATTTGATGATGTGTATCCGAAAAATTTGATGGGATTAGAGGATGCACCTGCCTTATTGTATTGTTCTGGTGATGTGAGTATTTTAAATAAAAAATGCATTTCTGTTATAGGTACTCGTGAACCTACTGAACATGGGAAAATATTTGCAAAAAATATATCTAAGTGGTTTGTTTCTAATGGCTGGAATATTGTGAGTGGCTTAGCAAAAGGGATAGATACAATTGCACATGAATCTTGCCTTAACTCAAATGCAAAAACTATAGCAGTGCTTGCTCATGGACTTGGTAGTAAAGTCTATCCAGCTGAAAATAGAGGGCTTGCTCAGAAAATTATTCAAGATGGGGGAGTGTTGCTTAGTGAGTATCCTTATGGCTCGAGTATTTTTAAAACAAATTTTGTTCAGCGAGATAGGATTCAAGCAGGATTGTCAGCGGCTGTATTTCTAATACAAAGTGATATATCTGGCGGAAGCCTACATGCTTCAAGAGCAATTTTGAAATATAAAAGACCCTTAGTTGTCACAGGGCAATCATCTAAAGATAGAAAGAATAATGAGCCTAAGATTCAAGCTAATTTGGGATTATTATACGGAGAGGATAATGATATTAGGAATATTTTAAAATTGGATCATATTGATAGAAATCTAATTCTGAAGATGTTTACAAGTAAGGATTATTTCAGCATTGAGAAGTTAATTGAGAACTTAGCAAAAAAAAATGATGTTAACTATTCTCAGCAATTCGATTTCTAA